A genome region from Planifilum fimeticola includes the following:
- a CDS encoding transglycosylase domain-containing protein produces MTKGDFPSPPDQNRAGKKRVLKGVFYGLFVCLVIILSLSLGAAGVAAGYVAALVKDEPVRDRDYFNQKLSGWHQTSYAYFRDKSLIGSVRTLIGDRKLVENDEVSQHLIDALISTEDREFYEHSGIVPRSLLRAVYEDLTNQKVVTGGSTITQQLVKRAILENYSKTYDRKAKEILLALRLERMYSKEEILNAYLNSLYFGTGSGGQHMYGVQAAAQGIFGVDVKDLNIPQAAYLAGMIQRPNDYNPFKKEGLERGKKRMEMVLQNMLDNGKITQQQYEEARSFDIKGSLSKKKQNAYSRYPYIMMAVEERAAEALMRADGLDPKELSKKGQYQATLQKYIQKVQQGGYHIYTTIDKKLYDAMNKAAQNSDLYASPITYRTKLGGKWVTLKNATEEVGATLIDVETGALLGFVGGRDFEKEQKNHALNSARQPGSAMKPLLGYGPALDRGVITPGSIIVDEPLQAQGTPGKVYRNSTGQYKGPVTAKTALQWSYNIPAIKVFRAVGLQNGFDYLRKMNFPVHPHDGEASVIGGLTYGFTVERMTAGYAMIANGGSFNEPYMIEKIVDSSGKTVYEHKPDPVQVMSPQAAYMLTDMLKAVVRGGTAQYIGSGFGGYDLAGKTGTTQNEYDLWFVGYTPKVAMGVWVGYDYNHRISNSNRAKIVWRAIFQEVLKEDPNLSPRHLRFQNPGGLPGQQKCFECGRQKEFEKKDKKEEKEKEKRHHPRPNNPGGNNGGNRQIPIPQPPNDQENDNGNGGGNRGGWGWIPRPRPGDG; encoded by the coding sequence ATGACAAAGGGAGATTTTCCATCTCCTCCGGATCAAAACCGGGCGGGGAAAAAACGCGTCCTCAAGGGCGTTTTTTATGGGCTTTTTGTCTGTCTGGTCATCATCCTTTCTCTCTCCTTGGGAGCCGCCGGTGTCGCGGCGGGATACGTGGCCGCCCTGGTCAAGGATGAACCGGTCCGGGACAGGGATTATTTCAACCAAAAGCTTTCGGGCTGGCACCAAACCAGCTATGCCTATTTCCGGGACAAGAGCCTGATCGGTTCAGTCCGGACGCTGATTGGGGACCGGAAGCTGGTGGAAAACGATGAAGTCAGCCAGCATCTGATCGATGCCCTCATTTCCACCGAAGACCGGGAATTTTACGAACACTCGGGGATCGTCCCTCGCTCCCTCCTGCGGGCCGTTTACGAGGATCTGACCAACCAGAAGGTGGTCACCGGGGGAAGCACCATCACCCAGCAGCTGGTCAAGCGGGCCATTTTGGAAAACTATTCGAAAACCTATGATCGGAAAGCCAAGGAAATCCTCCTCGCCCTGCGATTGGAGCGGATGTACAGCAAGGAGGAGATCCTGAACGCCTACTTGAACAGCCTCTATTTCGGAACCGGCTCCGGCGGCCAGCACATGTACGGCGTCCAGGCCGCCGCCCAGGGGATTTTCGGAGTGGACGTCAAGGACCTGAACATCCCCCAAGCAGCTTATCTCGCCGGCATGATCCAGCGTCCGAACGACTACAACCCGTTCAAAAAGGAAGGCCTGGAACGCGGCAAAAAGCGGATGGAGATGGTCCTCCAAAACATGCTGGACAACGGAAAAATCACCCAGCAACAGTATGAGGAGGCCCGCTCCTTCGATATAAAGGGTTCCCTCTCCAAAAAGAAACAAAACGCCTACAGCCGCTACCCCTACATCATGATGGCCGTAGAGGAACGGGCGGCGGAGGCGCTGATGAGGGCGGACGGCCTCGATCCCAAGGAATTGAGCAAAAAAGGGCAGTATCAGGCCACCCTTCAGAAATACATCCAAAAGGTGCAGCAAGGCGGCTACCACATCTACACGACCATCGACAAAAAGCTGTATGACGCCATGAACAAGGCGGCCCAAAACTCCGACCTGTACGCCTCGCCCATCACATACCGGACAAAACTGGGCGGCAAATGGGTCACGCTGAAGAATGCGACGGAGGAAGTCGGCGCCACGCTGATCGACGTGGAAACGGGTGCGCTTCTCGGTTTCGTCGGGGGAAGGGATTTTGAAAAGGAGCAGAAAAACCACGCCCTGAACTCGGCGCGCCAACCGGGTTCGGCGATGAAACCGCTCCTCGGATACGGGCCGGCCCTCGACCGCGGTGTGATCACCCCCGGCTCGATTATCGTCGACGAACCCCTCCAAGCTCAGGGAACGCCGGGCAAGGTTTACCGAAACTCCACCGGCCAATATAAAGGGCCGGTCACGGCAAAAACGGCGCTCCAGTGGTCCTACAACATCCCGGCGATCAAGGTGTTCCGCGCCGTCGGCTTGCAGAACGGATTCGATTACCTTCGCAAGATGAACTTCCCCGTCCATCCCCACGACGGTGAAGCCTCCGTGATCGGCGGTCTCACCTACGGATTCACCGTCGAGCGGATGACCGCCGGATACGCGATGATCGCCAACGGCGGCAGCTTCAACGAACCGTACATGATCGAGAAGATCGTCGATTCGTCCGGGAAAACCGTTTACGAACACAAACCGGATCCGGTGCAAGTGATGTCTCCCCAGGCGGCGTACATGCTCACCGACATGCTTAAGGCGGTGGTCCGCGGCGGAACCGCCCAGTATATCGGCAGCGGCTTCGGTGGATACGACTTGGCCGGAAAGACGGGCACGACCCAAAACGAGTACGACCTGTGGTTCGTCGGCTACACGCCCAAGGTGGCGATGGGCGTCTGGGTGGGTTACGATTACAACCACCGGATTTCCAACAGCAACCGTGCCAAAATCGTCTGGAGAGCGATTTTCCAAGAAGTGCTGAAGGAAGACCCCAACCTGTCGCCGCGCCATCTCCGCTTCCAAAACCCCGGTGGGCTGCCGGGTCAGCAAAAATGCTTCGAGTGCGGACGGCAGAAGGAGTTCGAGAAAAAGGACAAAAAAGAGGAAAAGGAAAAGGAAAAAAGGCATCATCCCCGTCCCAACAATCCCGGAGGAAATAACGGCGGTAACCGTCAGATCCCCATTCCACAGCCGCCGAATGACCAGGAAAACGATAACGGCAATGGAGGAGGAAACAGAGGAGGTTGGGGGTGGATCCCTCGTCCAAGACCCGGCGATGGATGA
- the acsA gene encoding acetate--CoA ligase, with product MDHSERIKVMTTGNNLKDYEEAYRNFDWKEVEKVFSWYETGKVNAAYEAIDRHAESDRRDKIALYYSDANREEQYTFLEMKEKSNRFGNVLRKLGIKKGDRVFIFMPRSPELYFSFLGAIKIGAVVGPLFEAFMEAAVRDRLENSEAVALVTTPQLLERVPVKELPALKHIILVGETKEDLGEGYIDFHKEMEAASPELDIEWVDREDPMLIHYTSGSTGKPKGVLHVHNAMIQHYQTGKWVLDLQEDDIYWCTADPGWVTGTSYGIFAPWLNGVTNVIRGGRFSPDDWYHTLEKYGVTVWYSAPTAFRMLMGAGEEVAKKYDLSRVRHILSVGEPLNPEVVRWGLKVYGRRIHDNWWMTETGGILIANYPCMEIKPGSMGRPFPGIKAAILDDNGNELPPYQMGNLAIRTPWPSMMRAIWKNKAKYDEYFRIPGWYISGDSAYMDEDGYFWFQGRLDDVINTSGERIGPFEVESKLVEHPAVAEAGVIGKPDPVRGEIIKAFISLRAGYEPTEELKKEIYEFVKKGLAAHAAPREIEFKDKLPKTRSGKIMRRVLKAWELGLPTGDLSTMED from the coding sequence ATGGATCATTCGGAACGGATCAAGGTTATGACAACAGGGAACAACTTGAAAGATTACGAGGAAGCCTACCGCAATTTTGACTGGAAAGAAGTTGAAAAGGTTTTCTCCTGGTATGAAACCGGCAAGGTGAACGCCGCCTACGAAGCGATCGACCGGCATGCGGAATCGGACCGTCGCGACAAGATCGCCCTCTACTACAGCGATGCGAACCGCGAAGAACAATACACGTTTTTGGAAATGAAAGAGAAGTCCAACCGTTTCGGAAATGTCCTCCGGAAGCTGGGCATCAAGAAAGGCGATCGGGTCTTCATCTTCATGCCGCGCTCCCCGGAATTGTATTTCAGTTTCCTCGGTGCGATCAAGATCGGTGCGGTCGTCGGTCCCCTCTTTGAAGCGTTTATGGAAGCGGCTGTCCGGGATCGGCTGGAAAACAGCGAGGCGGTGGCGCTGGTGACCACTCCGCAGCTGCTGGAACGGGTGCCGGTGAAAGAGCTGCCTGCGCTGAAGCACATCATTCTGGTGGGCGAGACGAAAGAGGACTTGGGCGAGGGGTATATCGACTTCCACAAGGAGATGGAAGCGGCTTCCCCGGAACTGGACATCGAGTGGGTCGACCGCGAGGACCCGATGCTGATCCACTACACCTCGGGTTCCACCGGAAAGCCGAAGGGCGTGCTCCACGTTCACAACGCCATGATCCAACATTACCAGACCGGGAAATGGGTGCTGGACCTGCAGGAGGACGACATCTACTGGTGCACCGCCGATCCGGGCTGGGTGACGGGAACCTCCTACGGCATTTTCGCTCCCTGGTTGAACGGCGTGACCAATGTGATTCGGGGAGGACGGTTCAGTCCGGATGACTGGTATCATACCCTGGAGAAATACGGCGTGACCGTCTGGTACAGCGCGCCGACGGCCTTCCGGATGTTGATGGGAGCGGGGGAAGAGGTCGCCAAGAAATACGATCTGTCCCGGGTGCGTCACATCCTCAGCGTCGGCGAACCCCTCAACCCCGAAGTGGTCCGCTGGGGACTGAAAGTGTACGGACGACGGATCCACGACAACTGGTGGATGACGGAAACGGGCGGCATCCTGATCGCCAACTATCCGTGCATGGAGATCAAACCGGGGTCGATGGGACGTCCCTTCCCGGGGATCAAAGCGGCGATTTTGGACGATAACGGGAACGAACTGCCTCCCTACCAGATGGGGAACCTGGCCATCCGCACTCCTTGGCCGTCGATGATGCGGGCCATCTGGAAGAACAAGGCGAAATACGACGAATATTTCCGCATTCCCGGATGGTACATCTCCGGTGACTCCGCCTATATGGATGAAGACGGCTACTTCTGGTTCCAAGGAAGGTTGGACGATGTGATCAACACCTCGGGTGAGCGGATCGGACCCTTCGAGGTGGAGAGCAAGCTGGTGGAACACCCGGCGGTGGCTGAAGCCGGGGTGATCGGAAAACCGGATCCCGTCCGGGGTGAGATCATCAAGGCCTTCATCTCCCTGCGGGCAGGATATGAGCCCACGGAGGAGCTGAAGAAGGAAATTTACGAGTTTGTGAAGAAAGGGCTCGCCGCCCACGCCGCGCCGCGGGAGATCGAGTTCAAGGATAAGCTGCCCAAGACCCGCAGCGGAAAGATCATGCGCCGCGTGCTGAAGGCATGGGAGCTGGGGCTGCCCACGGGTGACCTGTCGACGATGGAAGATTGA
- a CDS encoding GNAT family N-acetyltransferase, which produces MEHIKRYHRNILKADGKSLVTEGPVPPETVERYPFHEGLVAFRPPERQQQAMIGIARLPEGRIIIARTEDTIVGYVSFLYPDPMERWSEGNMEDLLELGAIEVAPPYRKYGVAKAMLKTAFADPAMENYIVISTEYYWHWDLKGTGLSVWEYRKVMEKVMGSVGMEWFATDDPEITAHPANCLMARIGKNVPLESVEKFDRLRFINRHFY; this is translated from the coding sequence ATGGAGCACATCAAACGGTATCACCGCAACATACTGAAAGCGGATGGAAAAAGCCTGGTGACGGAAGGACCCGTTCCCCCGGAGACCGTCGAACGCTACCCCTTCCACGAAGGTCTGGTTGCCTTTCGGCCTCCGGAGCGGCAGCAACAGGCGATGATCGGAATCGCCCGTCTCCCCGAAGGGCGGATCATCATCGCGAGGACGGAAGACACGATCGTCGGCTACGTCTCCTTTCTCTACCCCGATCCCATGGAACGCTGGTCCGAGGGAAACATGGAAGATCTGTTGGAGCTGGGAGCGATCGAGGTAGCGCCCCCCTACCGCAAATACGGAGTGGCCAAGGCCATGCTGAAAACCGCCTTTGCCGATCCGGCGATGGAAAACTACATCGTCATCTCCACGGAATATTACTGGCACTGGGACCTCAAGGGAACGGGCCTGTCCGTCTGGGAATACCGCAAAGTGATGGAAAAGGTGATGGGCAGCGTCGGCATGGAATGGTTCGCCACCGACGACCCGGAGATCACCGCCCATCCCGCCAACTGTCTGATGGCCCGCATCGGCAAAAACGTCCCCCTCGAATCCGTCGAGAAGTTTGACCGGCTGCGCTTCATCAACCGGCATTTCTATTAA
- a CDS encoding CBS and ACT domain-containing protein has product MLIKEIMHRHVRTVEPETTLKQALHLLEEHRIRHLPVTEGDRLVGIVTDRDLREAGPSILEHSPQDDTLHRPVSSIMKREVITAHPLDFIEDAARLMYEHRIGCLPVLQEGRLVGIVTQTDVLHTLIELFGVNKPSQRVEIEVPDRVGMLADAAQVFRRHKANILSVIVHPGSENTRRIAFRTEAMLIDEIVRDLRAAGHRILWPPVEDQEPEGSK; this is encoded by the coding sequence ATGTTGATCAAAGAAATCATGCACCGCCATGTCCGCACCGTCGAACCGGAGACGACGCTGAAACAGGCCCTTCATCTGCTGGAGGAACACCGGATCCGCCACCTCCCCGTCACGGAGGGGGATCGGCTCGTGGGTATTGTGACCGACCGGGATCTGCGGGAAGCCGGTCCCTCCATCCTGGAGCACAGCCCCCAAGACGACACCCTCCATCGGCCGGTTTCATCCATCATGAAAAGGGAGGTGATCACCGCCCACCCGCTCGATTTCATCGAAGACGCAGCCCGGCTCATGTATGAACACCGGATCGGATGCCTGCCCGTCCTTCAGGAGGGGCGGCTGGTCGGCATCGTCACCCAGACCGATGTGCTTCACACCTTGATCGAACTGTTCGGCGTCAACAAGCCCAGCCAACGGGTGGAAATCGAAGTGCCCGACCGAGTCGGCATGCTGGCGGATGCCGCCCAGGTGTTCCGACGTCACAAAGCCAACATCCTGAGCGTCATCGTCCATCCCGGAAGCGAAAACACCCGGCGCATCGCCTTTCGGACGGAAGCGATGCTGATCGACGAGATCGTCCGGGATCTCCGGGCGGCGGGTCACCGGATCCTGTGGCCTCCGGTCGAGGACCAGGAACCGGAGGGATCCAAGTGA
- a CDS encoding acetoin utilization protein AcuC, translated as MRHSALMVYGDAFQRYRFHDNHPFQPKRIQLTLDLIRSFGWMEEDQLIAPRKAADKELTRTHEESFIEAVKQAPDGSLSPEQLEACGLGTEDNPIFPGMHEAAATVVGGTLVAAEQVMSGKCEHALNLAGGLHHALRGRASGFCIYNDAAIAIAWLRKEYDVRVLYIDTDAHHGDGVQWAFYDDPQVMTISIHETGKYLFPGTGSVYERGQGPGFGTSINLPLDAFTEDESWLDAFRRVVPEAARRFRPDVILSQNGCDAHRYDPLTHLSATMRIYREIPRTVHQLAHELCDGRWIAVGGGGYDMWRVVPRAWTWLWAEMNDCAPEEAAIPKAWLRRWQPESPVDLPQTLHDPDGLFSPIPRRAEITEKNRRTVDQVLQMIKNHL; from the coding sequence GTGAGACATTCAGCCCTGATGGTCTACGGTGATGCATTCCAGCGATACCGCTTTCACGACAACCACCCCTTCCAACCGAAACGAATCCAGCTGACCCTCGATCTGATCCGGTCCTTCGGATGGATGGAAGAAGATCAGTTGATCGCTCCCCGAAAGGCCGCGGACAAGGAACTCACCCGCACGCACGAAGAAAGCTTTATCGAAGCGGTCAAACAAGCTCCCGACGGCTCCCTTTCCCCGGAACAGCTGGAAGCCTGCGGACTGGGAACCGAAGATAACCCCATCTTTCCGGGCATGCACGAAGCGGCGGCCACCGTCGTCGGCGGCACCCTCGTCGCCGCGGAACAGGTGATGTCGGGGAAGTGCGAACACGCCCTCAATCTCGCGGGAGGGCTTCATCACGCCCTCCGAGGGCGCGCTTCCGGTTTCTGCATCTATAACGATGCGGCGATCGCCATCGCCTGGCTGCGGAAGGAATACGACGTCCGGGTCCTCTATATCGATACCGACGCCCATCACGGAGACGGGGTGCAATGGGCCTTCTACGACGACCCGCAGGTCATGACCATCTCCATCCATGAAACGGGCAAATACCTGTTTCCCGGAACCGGTTCCGTATACGAGCGCGGGCAGGGCCCGGGATTCGGAACCAGCATCAACCTTCCCCTGGACGCCTTCACCGAAGACGAGTCCTGGCTGGACGCCTTTCGCCGCGTCGTTCCGGAAGCGGCCCGCCGGTTCCGCCCCGATGTGATCCTGTCGCAAAACGGCTGCGACGCCCACCGGTACGATCCCCTCACCCATCTGTCGGCGACGATGCGGATCTACCGGGAAATCCCCCGGACCGTCCACCAGCTGGCCCACGAACTGTGCGACGGCCGGTGGATTGCCGTCGGCGGCGGCGGCTACGACATGTGGCGGGTCGTCCCCCGGGCCTGGACCTGGTTGTGGGCGGAAATGAACGATTGCGCCCCGGAAGAAGCGGCCATCCCGAAAGCCTGGCTCAGGCGGTGGCAGCCGGAAAGTCCCGTGGACTTGCCCCAAACCCTGCACGATCCGGACGGCCTGTTCTCTCCCATTCCCCGCCGGGCTGAGATCACGGAAAAAAACCGGCGCACCGTGGACCAGGTCCTGCAAATGATCAAAAACCACTTGTAA
- a CDS encoding sugar nucleotide-binding protein codes for MPRLLLFGASGAVGKALVRLLEAENAYTVHGTCRNNRPPLPSDRCHRLDLEDFRKLERLWDRIRPDAVLLALRGDYEKQLRFHRAVAELAKGSPCDVWFCSTSAVFDGSTQNPHTEEEPPVPESEYGRFKAACEEMMASVLGSRLRILRFPAIFGKDVPRVTQLLDRLKRGETVEYHDNFFANRHTDDMLARQIAFLLQHRPEGVFHLGSVDIMAQAEFYRELVSRLGYPKKLVKVISHPADRTLAVLSKREWPEELRITHDDILDHFRS; via the coding sequence ATGCCCCGCCTCCTCCTATTCGGCGCGAGCGGCGCCGTGGGCAAGGCCCTCGTCCGCCTGTTGGAGGCCGAAAACGCGTACACCGTTCACGGCACCTGCCGGAACAACCGGCCCCCTCTCCCTTCCGATCGGTGTCACCGTCTGGATTTGGAGGATTTCCGAAAGCTCGAGCGCCTTTGGGACCGCATCCGGCCGGATGCGGTTCTTCTGGCGCTGCGGGGGGATTACGAGAAACAGCTCCGCTTCCACCGGGCCGTGGCGGAACTGGCCAAAGGATCTCCCTGTGACGTATGGTTCTGCTCCACTTCCGCGGTGTTCGACGGTTCCACACAGAATCCCCACACGGAGGAAGAGCCGCCCGTACCCGAAAGCGAATACGGCCGTTTCAAGGCCGCCTGCGAAGAGATGATGGCATCTGTCCTGGGAAGCCGGCTCCGCATCCTGCGCTTTCCGGCGATCTTCGGCAAGGACGTTCCCCGGGTGACGCAACTCCTGGACCGGCTGAAAAGGGGCGAAACCGTCGAATACCACGACAACTTTTTCGCCAACCGCCACACCGATGACATGCTGGCCCGGCAGATCGCTTTCCTCCTTCAACACAGACCGGAGGGGGTCTTCCACCTGGGATCCGTGGATATCATGGCCCAGGCGGAATTCTACCGGGAACTGGTCTCCCGTCTCGGCTACCCGAAAAAGCTCGTCAAGGTGATCTCCCACCCCGCCGACCGCACCCTCGCGGTCCTGTCCAAACGGGAATGGCCCGAGGAGTTGCGGATCACCCATGACGACATTCTGGATCACTTCCGAAGCTAA
- a CDS encoding NAD(P)H-dependent flavin oxidoreductase: MLTTRVTERLGIRYPIIQAGMAGGTTTPELVAAVSEAGGLGTLGAGYMSANRIREAIREIRERTDRPFAVNLFIPEPFEEDRERIEQAQKRLDRFRREMCLPASPDPGKYREPFEEQISAVLEERVPVFSFTFGVLPSEWVKRLKRQGTVLIGTATTVEEGAVLEESGVDMVVAQGSEAGGHRGTFSGSVEKGLVGLMSLVPQMADRVRIPVIAAGGIMDGRGLAATLMLGAEGVQMGTAFLTCRESGANSVYRDAVRNARDDGTVLTRSFSGRYARGLRNRFVSEMGKYEEEWPDYPIQNALTRDIRREAARRGNPDLMSLWAGQSASLSRSLPAAELIRNVVREAQDRLKEKR; encoded by the coding sequence TTGCTGACGACGCGGGTGACAGAGCGGCTGGGAATTCGCTATCCGATCATCCAGGCGGGGATGGCGGGGGGAACCACCACCCCGGAACTGGTGGCGGCGGTTTCCGAGGCGGGCGGCCTGGGAACCCTGGGGGCGGGATACATGTCTGCCAACCGGATCCGGGAGGCGATCCGAGAGATCCGGGAGCGGACGGACCGGCCCTTTGCCGTCAATCTGTTCATTCCGGAACCCTTCGAGGAGGACCGGGAACGGATCGAACAGGCGCAGAAGCGGCTGGACCGGTTTCGGAGGGAGATGTGTCTTCCCGCGTCTCCGGATCCGGGCAAGTATCGGGAGCCCTTTGAGGAACAGATCTCCGCGGTGCTGGAGGAGCGGGTGCCGGTGTTCAGCTTCACCTTCGGGGTGCTGCCTTCCGAATGGGTGAAACGGTTGAAGAGGCAGGGGACCGTCCTGATCGGAACGGCCACCACCGTGGAAGAGGGCGCCGTCCTGGAGGAGAGCGGCGTGGACATGGTGGTCGCCCAGGGAAGCGAGGCCGGAGGTCACCGGGGAACCTTTTCCGGTTCGGTGGAAAAGGGGCTGGTAGGGCTGATGTCCCTGGTCCCCCAGATGGCGGACCGGGTCCGAATTCCCGTGATCGCCGCCGGCGGGATCATGGACGGCAGGGGGCTTGCGGCAACCCTGATGCTGGGGGCGGAGGGCGTCCAGATGGGGACGGCATTCCTCACCTGCCGGGAGAGCGGGGCCAATTCGGTGTACCGGGATGCGGTCCGAAACGCCCGGGACGATGGCACCGTTCTCACCCGCTCCTTTTCCGGGAGATATGCCCGGGGCTTGCGAAACCGCTTTGTTTCCGAAATGGGGAAATACGAAGAGGAGTGGCCGGACTACCCGATTCAAAACGCCCTGACGAGGGATATCCGAAGGGAGGCGGCCCGTCGGGGAAATCCCGATCTCATGTCCTTGTGGGCGGGCCAGTCCGCATCGCTGAGCCGCTCCCTGCCGGCGGCGGAACTGATCCGGAACGTGGTGCGGGAAGCGCAGGACCGGCTTAAGGAGAAGAGATGA
- a CDS encoding helix-turn-helix domain-containing protein yields MGFGRNVRKLRKEKKLSLEELSKKCGVSRSMLSQIEREEKNPTIQVACQIAEGLNTTLSRLLGEQEEKEALVIRKGERLIYRDEQSGFERHLLSPSFPSRGVEFILNIIPPGKESGAFPPHLPGVKEYIVVDEGRLKVELAGGKRKYELEPGDSIYFEADVEHRFINAGNGECRYYLVIDSNQAK; encoded by the coding sequence ATGGGGTTTGGCCGAAACGTTCGGAAGCTGCGGAAGGAAAAAAAGCTCTCTCTGGAAGAGCTTTCGAAGAAATGCGGCGTCAGCCGTTCGATGCTGTCCCAGATTGAGCGGGAAGAGAAAAATCCCACCATCCAGGTGGCCTGTCAGATCGCCGAGGGCCTCAATACCACCCTGTCCCGGCTGTTGGGGGAACAGGAAGAGAAAGAGGCGTTGGTCATCCGAAAAGGGGAACGGTTGATCTACCGGGACGAACAATCCGGTTTCGAAAGGCATCTGCTCTCTCCTTCCTTTCCGTCCCGGGGAGTCGAATTCATCCTGAACATCATTCCCCCCGGCAAAGAGTCGGGAGCGTTTCCTCCCCATTTGCCGGGCGTCAAGGAGTATATCGTGGTGGACGAGGGAAGGTTGAAGGTGGAACTTGCGGGCGGCAAAAGGAAATACGAGCTGGAACCAGGGGACTCCATCTACTTCGAAGCCGATGTGGAACACCGGTTCATCAATGCGGGAAACGGGGAATGCCGCTACTATTTGGTGATCGATTCCAACCAGGCAAAGTAA
- a CDS encoding L-lactate permease, with protein MWQLGIASAPILTVLLMLFVWRQSSLRAGLSAWLTAVLIALATPLFRAEPDTVIHASARGVLTASIIAYVLFFGLLLYHLMSGAGLIRSLSAFISRSTRDPVRQILLLVVAFSPLVESVSGFGLAITIIAPILVQLGFGRFKAALLALVSMSAVPWGALGTGTVIGSNLAGVSLHQMGSGAAILSIPAFFLFAVAAVYIAGGWRGIRKRWMELFFLLIFFILSLYLFSAFVSVELAGVFASMIAIGAELACIRLFPDTATPGKAEDSSAPPLPDRGVVKAMSPYLFLTGLLLVSRLVPPVQDLLNSHLVIDAPGYRFALPLLYSPGFFLFLTCLYTSVLFKIPKKKVMTALQSTWKQWTPVVLSMAGLIAMSEVMSASGMTEVLALAASRAFGAWYVWIAPLIGALGGFLTGSNAAANAMLIQLQAEVADQLGMATEEIAVLQNAAAAHMTMASPSRVLMAASVCQIPSEENRLLKAVAPIAVAAVFSLTIL; from the coding sequence ATGTGGCAGTTGGGGATTGCATCCGCCCCGATTTTGACCGTCCTGCTGATGTTGTTCGTGTGGAGACAATCGTCCCTGCGCGCCGGTCTGAGCGCTTGGCTGACAGCCGTCTTGATCGCCCTGGCAACCCCTCTTTTTCGCGCGGAACCGGACACCGTGATTCACGCCTCCGCAAGGGGCGTCCTCACCGCATCCATCATCGCTTATGTTCTCTTCTTCGGACTCCTTTTGTATCATCTCATGAGCGGAGCCGGTTTGATCCGGAGCCTGTCCGCCTTCATCTCCCGATCCACCCGGGACCCCGTCCGGCAGATCCTTTTGCTGGTGGTGGCTTTTTCCCCCTTGGTGGAATCGGTCAGCGGCTTCGGTTTGGCCATCACCATCATCGCCCCGATTTTGGTCCAGCTGGGATTCGGCCGATTCAAAGCGGCCCTTTTGGCGCTGGTCAGCATGAGCGCAGTGCCCTGGGGCGCCTTGGGAACCGGAACCGTGATCGGATCCAACCTGGCGGGGGTGTCCCTGCACCAAATGGGTTCGGGAGCGGCGATTCTCAGCATTCCGGCCTTTTTTCTGTTTGCCGTGGCGGCGGTTTACATCGCCGGAGGATGGAGGGGCATCCGGAAGCGGTGGATGGAACTGTTCTTCCTTCTCATCTTCTTCATCCTCTCCCTCTATCTGTTCAGCGCCTTCGTGAGCGTGGAACTCGCCGGGGTCTTCGCCTCCATGATCGCCATCGGTGCGGAGTTGGCATGTATCCGGCTCTTCCCCGACACCGCGACACCCGGGAAGGCGGAGGATTCTTCCGCTCCGCCGTTGCCGGACAGGGGGGTCGTGAAAGCCATGAGTCCCTATTTGTTTTTAACCGGACTGCTCCTCGTCTCCCGGCTGGTTCCTCCGGTTCAGGACCTTTTGAATTCGCATCTGGTCATCGACGCGCCCGGGTATCGGTTTGCCCTGCCCTTGTTGTATTCCCCCGGCTTTTTCCTTTTTCTCACCTGCCTGTACACGTCTGTCCTGTTCAAGATCCCCAAAAAGAAGGTGATGACGGCCCTGCAATCCACCTGGAAACAGTGGACTCCCGTCGTCCTGTCCATGGCCGGATTGATCGCCATGTCCGAGGTGATGTCCGCCTCCGGCATGACCGAGGTGCTCGCTCTGGCGGCGTCCAGGGCCTTCGGCGCTTGGTATGTCTGGATCGCTCCCCTGATCGGGGCCCTCGGTGGATTTCTGACGGGCAGCAATGCCGCGGCCAATGCCATGCTGATCCAGCTTCAGGCGGAAGTCGCCGACCAGCTGGGAATGGCGACGGAGGAGATCGCCGTCCTGCAAAACGCCGCAGCCGCCCATATGACGATGGCCTCTCCGTCCCGCGTGCTGATGGCGGCCTCCGTCTGCCAAATCCCCTCGGAGGAAAACCGGCTGCTCAAGGCCGTCGCTCCCATCGCCGTCGCCGCCGTCTTTTCACTCACCATTCTCTAA